Within the Stenotrophomonas sp. 610A2 genome, the region AGCCCGGCTGCTACCAGCAGACATACCAGCCAAATCACCTGGATGGAGGCCCACACCGGCCCAGCCCACAACCAGACGTTCTCGGTATAAGGCCAAGCGATACCAAAGACAGTCGCCAGCACCAGCAGGCCCAAGGCGATTGCCGCATCGTTCCGCGTCTGCCGCCCACCGGGATCAAGCCAGGCCCGCACGAAACCGATCAGGCAGATGCCGATGAAGAAACAGGCGGTCAGACCGACCTGCAGAACCAGCTTGGAGATATCGGGCCAGAAGTAGAACAGCAGGGACTTACCGGTGCGCAAGCTCAGCATCAGCACCAAAGCCGCCAGCCAGCGCTGGGCAGGCCTGACGGGCTTTCGGCATAGCAGGTAGACCGACAACGCCGCACCGTTGAAGACGCCCAAGCCAGCGAAGAAGAACAGCAGGTATGACGTCAGCATTGGTTCGTGGGTGCCGGAGAAGAAGCGGATTGGTTTGGTTGGTTTCAGAGCACGGAAGTATGTCTGCTTCGGGTTGTGGCGTCATGCCTAGGAGGTAGACGCTCAATCCGTCGTCGAGGACGAAGTGAACCTGACACCGTTACCTAGTTATCTACTACGACGACATTTCCGGTGACTAATTGAAGTCTCCGCTTCGATTCCGGCGCTGCACCGAGCGGTTGTGCTGCAAGAAAAGTAGCGAAGCGGCATTCAAACAACTCGCTGAAGTCCCCTTTCCTCCCTGACTCGTCTGTTCCTAACCGGACCTTTCTCTACTTACCTCTCACCGCCTTAATGACAACTTCTCGTCCAAGCGTTATGTTGAGAACCGGGACGGGGGTTCTTGCATGAAACGCAGAAAGAAGCGACGCAACTTGGTAGCCTTATTAGCGACGCATCGGTCGGCGTGCGGCAGTGGCGCCATAGTTGGGCTTGTAGCAGCAGCCTACGGCCCGCTCTGCCGGCCAGCCTGCGAAGATGAAATGCTCTCGCAAACATTTGCCAGTCAATTGGGCGCGGCACTCACGTCACCGACATCAATGATGCTCAGTTATTCTGCGGCACATCTCTTGCCATCTCACCTCGGCATGAGCAGTCACTGCCGCCTTTTCGATATGCACAAAAACATACACAGCCTCTCCTCTGGTGGCTGCCGGTGCTTTGAGCAACAGGCTACCGACGCAATCCCTTGCCAAGGCCGTAGCTTCGCAAAAACCGGATTAGGTGACCCTGACAGCGACATCGCCCATTGTCGCAAAACACCACGCCCCCACCTTTCACTAACTTTCCAATAATTGGGAAATTAAATTGCCTGATATAAATTACAAAAAACAAGCACAGGAATACTACGGCAAAGCTCCCGTCATTATCTTGGGGAGTGGTGCCTCGGCTGCGCATGGCATGTCAGGCATGGATGCACTTGCTAAGCACCTCGTCGCCAACACAGACATTTCTGACTTGTCGGATCATGAGCTGGAGGTATGGGACAAATTCTGCCGAATTTTGCACGACGGCATCGATCTGGAGAACGCACTGCATCAAATAACGGCTTCAGAAAAACTGACATCCCGTATCATCAAGGCCACTTGGGAACTAATCTACTCCGAAGACATTGATCTTTTTGAAAAAAGCCTGCAAAACAATAAGATGTTCCCGTTAAGTCGGCTTCTTGAACATATGTTCAGAAGTAACTTAAAAGCCATTAACATAGTGACTACTAATTACGATCGCTTGGCCGAATACGCGTGTGATCAAGGAAGATTTTACCACTACACCGGTTTCACCCACGGATTCTTCCGCCAACTTTCAACTCCAGCAGAGATTGCATCTGCCCGGAGAGTAAACATATGGAAAGTGCATGGCTCTCTGGATTGGTTCCAATCACCACTTGACGATACCATCGCACTTTCAAGCGCTCCTCGCGTTCCGAAAAATCACCAGCCTCAGATCGTTACACCCGGTACGCAGAAATATCAAAAAACGCATCTTGAGCCATTTCGATCGATCATAAACAGTGCCGATCAAGCCATTAATGGGGCGGGTTCTTATTTGTGCATCGGATACGGCTTCAACGACGAGCATATTCAGCCAAAATTGATGGCACGGTGCCTTCGACAGGACGCACCCATAACAATAATAACCTACAAACTTTCCGAATCGACTACCAATTTAATAGTCAATGGAAAAGCGCGAAATTTCCTGGCAATAGAGCGAGGAGAAACAGACAATCAGTCCATTATCTATTCATCCCAAAGCAAGACTCCTCTAAAGGTAGAAACGAATATCTGGAGTCTTGAAGGTTACCTATCACTAATAATGTAGGAATGAAATATGCCGATTTTCAAGTTTAAGGACGAACAGGCACTTGGCAAGGTTGCCTCCGTCGATACCACGAATGTAGTCATTGATGTAGAGGACGTGGATCTACTCAAAAGACTGCAAGTCAATCATCTCGCTGTATTGCAGAGCAGCCGACCCGGCCAGCACCTCATTGGCCTTATAACCCAGGTAACTCGGAAGAGGGGCATAGATGACATTATCGATGACGGCATTAATGCCCATACTCCCGAGTTAAATCTTTGCCGCATCGCACTTATCGGCACGATGTTAGATAGAGATGGCGACAGGGAGAACGTATTTCGCCGCACACTTGAGAGCGTTCCCGAAATCGACGCGAATTGCTTCCCCCTCGAGGGTGACAACCTCACCGCGTTCATGCGCACCCTCTCCAGCGTATCAAACAATGGAAACGCACTCACTCTTGGAAAATACACTCTGGACGAGCATGCAACCGCCTATCTAAATGGTAACAAGTTTTTTCAGCGTCATGCCTTCATTGGCGGCAGCACTGGCTCCGGAAAATCTTGGACAACCGCCAAGATAATCGAGCAGATGTCAGCCCTTGCTAGCGCAAACGCTATTGTATTCGACCTTCATGGTGAATATGCGCCTTTAACTGGCAAAGGCATTCAGCATTTCAAAGTAGCGGGCCCAGCTGACGTTGAAGCCAAGCGCACTATTGAAGACGGAGTTATCCATCTCCCGTATTGGCTACTTTCTTACGAAGCTCTTGTTTCTATGTTCGTCGATCGCAGTGATCAGAACGCCCCGAACCAAGCCATGATCATGGCGCGCGAGATAAACAGCGCAAAGCGTAATTACCTAAAAGACAACGATCAGCAGGATCTACTAAAGCACTTCACTGTTGATAGTCCAGTTCCGTTTGAGCTCGATCTTCTGATGAGCAAACTTAACGAAATAAATGTGGAGATGGTTGCTGGAGCGCGCGGCGATAAGCAGGGTGACTTCTACGGCAAACTCGCTCGAATGATCTCCCGGCTGGAGAACAAGATTTCAGATAGGCGCCTCGGCTTCATGTTCAACTGCGGCGGTGACGTTCTTGATTTCTCTTGGCTAGATAAATTCGCCACAGCCTTACTCGGCAGCACCGAAGAAAACGGCAAGGCCGGGATTAAAATAATCAACTTCTCTGAAGTTCCCTCTGACGTCCTACCGCTAATCGTGTCGCTTGTCGCTCGAGTGACGTTCTCAGTGCAGCAATGGACGCCGTCTGACGTGCGCCACCCCATTGCACTTCTTTGTGACGAGGCCCATTTGTATATGCCACAACGTAACAGCGCAGACGCGGCCGATGACATATCGTTAGATATATTCGAACGCATCGCAAAAGAAGGTCGAAAGTATGGCGTCAGCCTCGTTGTGATAAGCCAGCGTCCTTCCGAAGTAAATAAAACGATGCTCAGTCAATGCAGTAATTTCGTATCAATGAGGCTAACGAATGCTGAGGATCAGTCCGTTATCAAGCGCTTGCTTCCCGATAGCCTCGGCGGATTCAGCGACATATTGCCAACTCTTGACACTGGCGAGGCTCTTGTAGTCGGTGATGCTAGTTTGTTACCAAGTCGAATCAGGATCGACGAACCAGAGAACAAGCCAAACAGTGGGACCGTTAACTTCTGGGATGAATGGCAAGATCCAGTAAGTGATAAGCGTTTACTGATCGCCGTTGATAACTGGCGCAAGCAGAATATTCAATAACGACGATACTGGCAAGCCTCAAAATCACGAAACCCTTGAGTCCTGCCAGATGCATGGCAATTCCTCCCAGAGAGCGCTCCTAAAATCCATCATCCTCCCAGACTGTGCAAGTCACCCATGGCGGCCTCTTTCGAACGCGAGCTATCAAATAGAAAGCCCGCTCTTTCTGCAATGCATCTCACACCTTCACAGCAACACGCGTAATCATGAAGTATATTACCTATGCATATACCTCTCCATCGCCACGCCATATCAGGAGAAATAAACCCCAGCGGAGCTGACCTAAATTTAGCCCTTCCGCTTCGCCCGAGGATGCGCAGCATCATAAACCTTGGCCAGATGTTGGAAATCCAGATGCGTATATATCTGAGTGGTTGCAATATCCGCATGTCCCAGCAGTTCCTGCACTCCACGCAGATCGCCTGAGGATTCCAGAATATGGCTGGCGAAACTGTGCCGCAGCATATGCGGGTGCACGTTCTTGAACAGCCCTTGGCGTTGCGCTAGTTGCTTGATGCGTATCTGCACGGCGCGTTGGCTGATCGGGCCGCCGCTGCGGCCTGGAAATACCGGCTTCTCGCTTGTGCCGCTGCTTTCCCTGCGCCACTCCTGCAGTGCGTTCATTGCATGCGAGCCGACCGGCACGGTGCGTTCGCGGTTGCCTTTGCCGTGCACCAGCACGATGCCGCTTGCGGTGTCAAGATCGCGCCAGCGCATGGCACAGAGTTCGCTCAGGCGCAGGCCTGAGGAATAGAACAGTTCGAGCAGCGCGCGGTCGCGCAGGCCCAGCGGTGCGTCGGTGGGCAGTTCGACCAGTTGCACGGCTTCGTCGGCGTCCAGTACCTGCGGCAGTTTGCGCGGTGCTTTGGGCGCGCGCAGGCCGGCGGCGGGGCTGTTGTCGATGACGTTGTTCTTCAGCAGCCAGGCGTAGAAGCTGCGGCAGG harbors:
- the xerC gene encoding tyrosine recombinase XerC: MSAVQAFLSYLQVERRMSAHTLDAYQRDLAALTQWCEAHDVADPQTLQGDQLREFVASEHRRGLSAKSLQRRLSACRSFYAWLLKNNVIDNSPAAGLRAPKAPRKLPQVLDADEAVQLVELPTDAPLGLRDRALLELFYSSGLRLSELCAMRWRDLDTASGIVLVHGKGNRERTVPVGSHAMNALQEWRRESSGTSEKPVFPGRSGGPISQRAVQIRIKQLAQRQGLFKNVHPHMLRHSFASHILESSGDLRGVQELLGHADIATTQIYTHLDFQHLAKVYDAAHPRAKRKG
- a CDS encoding SIR2 family protein; this encodes MPDINYKKQAQEYYGKAPVIILGSGASAAHGMSGMDALAKHLVANTDISDLSDHELEVWDKFCRILHDGIDLENALHQITASEKLTSRIIKATWELIYSEDIDLFEKSLQNNKMFPLSRLLEHMFRSNLKAINIVTTNYDRLAEYACDQGRFYHYTGFTHGFFRQLSTPAEIASARRVNIWKVHGSLDWFQSPLDDTIALSSAPRVPKNHQPQIVTPGTQKYQKTHLEPFRSIINSADQAINGAGSYLCIGYGFNDEHIQPKLMARCLRQDAPITIITYKLSESTTNLIVNGKARNFLAIERGETDNQSIIYSSQSKTPLKVETNIWSLEGYLSLIM
- a CDS encoding ATP-binding protein, encoding MPIFKFKDEQALGKVASVDTTNVVIDVEDVDLLKRLQVNHLAVLQSSRPGQHLIGLITQVTRKRGIDDIIDDGINAHTPELNLCRIALIGTMLDRDGDRENVFRRTLESVPEIDANCFPLEGDNLTAFMRTLSSVSNNGNALTLGKYTLDEHATAYLNGNKFFQRHAFIGGSTGSGKSWTTAKIIEQMSALASANAIVFDLHGEYAPLTGKGIQHFKVAGPADVEAKRTIEDGVIHLPYWLLSYEALVSMFVDRSDQNAPNQAMIMAREINSAKRNYLKDNDQQDLLKHFTVDSPVPFELDLLMSKLNEINVEMVAGARGDKQGDFYGKLARMISRLENKISDRRLGFMFNCGGDVLDFSWLDKFATALLGSTEENGKAGIKIINFSEVPSDVLPLIVSLVARVTFSVQQWTPSDVRHPIALLCDEAHLYMPQRNSADAADDISLDIFERIAKEGRKYGVSLVVISQRPSEVNKTMLSQCSNFVSMRLTNAEDQSVIKRLLPDSLGGFSDILPTLDTGEALVVGDASLLPSRIRIDEPENKPNSGTVNFWDEWQDPVSDKRLLIAVDNWRKQNIQ